In Odontesthes bonariensis isolate fOdoBon6 chromosome 6, fOdoBon6.hap1, whole genome shotgun sequence, one genomic interval encodes:
- the naa35 gene encoding N-alpha-acetyltransferase 35, NatC auxiliary subunit, which translates to MVMKSAVEDDDTGWGLGIPEKMKNNANWVDITQEFKGACKELNLGELLHDKLFGLFEAMSAIEMMDPKMDAGMIGNQVNRKVLNFEQAIKEGAIKVKDLSLPELVGIIDTSFCCLITWLEGHSLAQTVFTCLYVHNPDLIEEPALKAFALGMLKVCDIAREKINKAAVFEEEDFQAMTYGFKMANNVTDLRVTGMLKDVEDELQRKVKSTRSRQGEQRNPQVELEHQQCLALFNRIKFTRLLLTALIAFTKKETSSVGEAQKLVAQAADLLSPIHSSIQHGIQSQNDTTKGDHPIMMGFEPLVNQRLLPPTFPRYAKIIKREDMVAYFSKLIERIKTVCDVINTTNLHGILDFFCEFSEQSPCVLSRSLLQTTFLIDNKKVFGTHLMQDMIKDALRYFVSPPVLSYKCCLFNNHQAKDYIDSFVTHCSRPFCSLIQIHGHNRARQRDKLGHILEEFATLQDEAEKVDAALHSLLMKLEPQRQHLACLGTWILYHNLRIMIQYLLSGFELELYSMHEYYYIYWYLSEFLYAWLMSTLSRADSSQMAEERILEEQLKGRSSKKAKKKKKVRALSKEITMSQAYQNMCAGMYKTMVALDMDGKVRKPQFELDSEQVRYEHRFAPFNSVVTPPPVHYIQFKEMSDLKKYNPPPGSADLYMAASKHFQQAKLILENVPSPDPEVNRILKVAKPNIVVMKLLAGGHKKETKVLPEFDFSAHKYFPVVKII; encoded by the exons ATGGTGATGAAGTCAGCAGTTGAGGATGATGATACTGGGTGGGGGCTGGGCATCCCGGAGAAGATGAAGAACAATGCCAACTGGGTTGATATCACTCAAGAGTTCAAGGGTGCCTGCAAAG AGTTGAACCTTGGAGAGTTGCTTCATGACAAGCT GTTTGGCCTGTTTGAGGCCATGTCAGCTATAGAGATGATGGATCCAAAGATGGATGCAGGGATGATTGGTAACCAGGTCAACAGGAAGGTGCTCAATTTTGAGCAAGCTATTAAG GAAGGTGCCATCAAGGTCAAAGACCTTAGTCTGCCTGAACTCGTTGGGATCATTGACACGAGTTTCTGCTGTTTG ATAACTTGGCTGGAGGGTCACTCCTTGGCCCAGACAGTGTTCACCTGCCTTTACGTCCATAACCCCGACCTGATTGAGGAGCCAGCTCTCAAAGCATTTGCCCTGGGTATGCTGAAGGTGTGCGACATTGCACGAGAAAAAATCAACAAGGCAGCTGTTTTTGAAGAG GAGGATTTCCAAGCCATGACCTATGGTTTCAAGATGGCCAACAATGTCACAGACCTGCGGGTAACGG GTATGCTGAAAGATGTGGAGGATGAGTTACAGAGGAAAGTTAAG AGCACACGCAGCCGACAGGGTGAGCAGAGAAACCCGCAAGTTGAGCTGGAA CACCAGCAGTGCCTGGCACTTTTCAACAGAATCAAGTTTACACGCCTTCTGCTGACTGCCCTGATTGCATTCACCAAGAAAGAG ACCAGCTCGGTAGGTGAAGCCCAGAAGCTTGTGGCTCAGGCGGCTGACCTGCTATCGCCTATTCATTCCAGTATTCAACACGGCATTCAGTCACAAAATGACACCACCAAAGGAG ACCACCCCATCATGATGGGTTTTGAGCCCCTGGTTAACCAGAGACTGCTGCCACCCACCTTTCCTCGCTACGCCAAGATCATTAAGAGGGAAGACATGGTGGCCTACTTCAGCAAGCTAATAGAGCGCATCAAGACCGTGTGTGATGTGATCAACACCACAAATCTGCATGGAATACTG GACTTCTTCTGTGAATTCAGCGAGCAGTCGCCCTGTGTGCTCTCCCGATCTCTTCTCCAG ACAACGTTCCTGATTGATAATAAGAAAGTGTTTGGCACCCATCTGATGCAGGACATGATAAAAGATGCGCTAAGATACTTTGTCAGCCCACCTGTCCTCTCCTACAA gTGTTGTCTGTTCAACAACCATCAGGCCAAAGACTATATTGACTCTTTTGTAACCCACTGCTCCCGG CCTTTCTGCAGTCTCATCCAGATCCATGGACACAACCGAGCCCGACAGCGAGACAAGCTGGGGCACATCCTTGAGGAGTTTGCTACACTGCAGGATGAG GCCGAGAAGGTGGATGCAGCATTGCACAGCTTACTGATGAAACTTGAGCCTCAGCGACAGCATCTAGCGTGTCTTGGCACTTGGATACTCTACCATAACCTTAGGATCATGATCCAGTATCTGTTGAGCGGGTTTGAACTGGAGCTTTACAGCATGCATGAATACTATTACATCTACTG GTACCTGTCAGAGTTCCTTTATGCATGGCTCATGTCCACTCTAAGCAGAGCTGACTCCTCTCAGATGGCGGAGGAGCGCATTCTAGAGGAGCAGCTGAAAGGACGCAGCAGCAAAAAGgccaagaagaaaaagaaag TTCGTGCTCTCAGCAAGGAGATTACAATGAGTCAGGCGTACCAGAATATGTGTGCTGGCATGTACAAG ACCATGGTAGCTTTGGATATGGATGGTAAGGTACGCAAGCCCCAGTTTGAGCTGGACAGCGAGCAAGTTCGCTATGAGCACCGCTTCGCCCCCTTCAACAGTGTGGTTACTCCCCCACCTGTGCATTACATCCAATTCAAG GAGATGTCAGATCTGAAAAAGTACAATCCTCCACCCGGCTCTGCAGACCTCTACATGGCCGCTAGTAAACACTTTCAACAGGCCAAGCTCATCCTAGAAAATGTGCCCAGCCCGGACCCTGAG GTTAACCGCATACTGAAAGTGGCCAAACCAAACATTGTAGTAATGAAGCTCCTTGCTGGAGGACACAAGAAGGAAACCAAG GTGCTTCCAGAGTTTGACTTCTCAGCTCACAAGTACTTCCCTGTCGTCAAGATCATTTGA